A region of Sporocytophaga myxococcoides DNA encodes the following proteins:
- a CDS encoding DUF7793 family protein, translating into MEIIFEDQHIQLWFEDEILHAHYKSDAIITLSVAKEILKNRLELQKGKTFPAIVTLPHELRVFKPQAWRFFSEDGYEGLSKIAIVTNSDMKRSLANMYFVLNPPAKPTRLFTNNTNAKQWILNG; encoded by the coding sequence ATGGAAATAATATTTGAGGATCAGCACATACAACTTTGGTTTGAAGATGAAATTTTACATGCTCACTACAAAAGTGATGCGATCATAACACTAAGCGTAGCAAAAGAAATTTTGAAAAACAGGCTGGAGCTACAAAAAGGCAAAACGTTTCCAGCTATAGTCACTTTACCACATGAATTAAGAGTTTTTAAACCTCAGGCCTGGAGATTCTTTTCTGAAGATGGTTATGAAGGACTATCGAAAATTGCGATAGTCACTAATTCTGATATGAAGAGGTCATTAGCAAATATGTATTTCGTATTAAATCCCCCGGCAAAGCCAACTCGCTTATTCACCAATAATACCAATGCAAAGCAGTGGATCTTAAATGGTTGA
- the sucC gene encoding ADP-forming succinate--CoA ligase subunit beta: MNIHEYQGKEILKKYGVRIQEGIVAETAEAAVEAAKKLNQQTGTEWYVVKAQIHAGGRGKGGGVKLAKNLDEVKDLAGKIIGMNLVTKQTGPEGKHVHKVLISQDVYYPGESKPKEYYMSILLDRNTSKNLIIASTEGGMEIEEVAEHTPEKIIKEWVDPRVGLQGFQARKIAFKLGVEGEAFKEMVNFIQALYKAYEETDSAMFEINPVLKTSDNKILAVDAKVNLDDNALYRHKDLAALRDLNEEDPLEVEASNSGLNYVKLDGNVGCMVNGAGLAMATMDIIKLSGGEPANFLDVGGGANAQTVEAGFRIILKDPNVKAILINIFGGIVRCDRVANGVVEAYKKIGDIKVPIIVRLQGTNAEEGAKIIEESGLKVFSAIVLKDAAAKVKEVLSK, encoded by the coding sequence ATGAATATACATGAATATCAAGGTAAAGAGATTCTGAAAAAATACGGTGTTCGTATACAGGAAGGAATTGTTGCAGAAACAGCTGAAGCAGCAGTAGAAGCCGCTAAAAAACTAAACCAGCAGACAGGTACCGAATGGTATGTTGTAAAAGCGCAAATTCATGCAGGTGGAAGAGGAAAAGGCGGCGGAGTTAAATTAGCTAAAAACCTTGATGAAGTTAAAGATCTTGCGGGGAAGATCATCGGTATGAACCTGGTGACTAAACAAACTGGTCCTGAAGGCAAACATGTTCACAAGGTTCTGATTTCTCAAGATGTATATTATCCGGGAGAAAGTAAACCAAAAGAATACTATATGTCCATTCTATTGGACAGAAATACAAGCAAAAACCTTATTATTGCCAGCACTGAGGGTGGAATGGAGATTGAAGAGGTTGCTGAACATACTCCTGAAAAAATCATCAAAGAGTGGGTTGATCCACGTGTAGGTCTTCAAGGGTTTCAGGCGAGAAAGATTGCTTTCAAGCTAGGTGTTGAAGGTGAAGCTTTCAAAGAAATGGTAAACTTCATCCAGGCTTTATATAAAGCTTATGAAGAAACTGATTCTGCAATGTTTGAAATCAACCCTGTATTAAAGACTTCCGATAATAAAATTCTTGCGGTTGACGCAAAGGTAAACCTTGACGACAACGCTCTATACAGACATAAAGACCTTGCCGCTCTTAGAGATCTTAACGAAGAAGATCCTTTGGAAGTAGAAGCTTCAAACTCTGGCCTTAACTATGTAAAACTTGACGGAAACGTCGGTTGTATGGTAAACGGTGCAGGTCTTGCAATGGCTACTATGGACATCATCAAGCTTTCCGGTGGTGAGCCTGCGAACTTCCTAGACGTAGGTGGTGGAGCAAACGCTCAGACTGTAGAGGCTGGTTTCAGAATCATCCTGAAAGATCCAAATGTAAAAGCAATCCTTATCAATATCTTTGGTGGTATCGTTAGATGCGACAGAGTAGCTAATGGTGTTGTAGAAGCTTACAAAAAAATTGGTGATATCAAAGTTCCAATTATCGTAAGACTTCAAGGAACAAACGCAGAAGAAGGCGCTAAGATCATTGAAGAGTCTGGTCTTAAAGTATTCTCTGCAATCGTTCTTAAGGATGCAGCTGCTAAAGTAAAAGAAGTTCTTTCTAAATAA
- a CDS encoding TIGR01777 family oxidoreductase: protein MNRIILAGGSGYLGMVLADFYKNKVKEIIILTRGKNEMKDNIRCVHWDGQQISDWIEWLEGSDLLINLTGKNVNCRYTDKNKNEIISSRVNATKVLGEALMKLENPPKVWIQCVSSTIYRDSRDKDMDEFSGEIGEGFSVDVCERWEEAFDKHEMPKVRKVALRISFVLGRNGGAFPTLLTLTRLGLGGKQGDGLQYVSWIHEKDFARIVEWIYSNEEIMGVYNCTAPNPVTNKVMMSTLRKAAGIPIGLPSPECLLKVGAFLIGTEPELALKSRKVVPAKLINEGFQFEYNHLEYALADLV, encoded by the coding sequence ATGAATAGAATAATATTAGCAGGTGGTTCAGGCTACCTCGGAATGGTGCTTGCAGATTTTTATAAAAATAAAGTAAAAGAGATCATCATTTTAACAAGAGGAAAGAATGAAATGAAAGATAATATCAGATGTGTTCACTGGGATGGTCAACAAATATCAGATTGGATTGAATGGTTGGAAGGATCTGATTTACTTATCAATCTTACTGGTAAAAATGTTAATTGTCGCTATACAGATAAAAATAAAAATGAAATCATAAGCTCCAGGGTCAATGCAACCAAAGTCCTGGGAGAGGCTTTGATGAAATTAGAAAATCCACCAAAAGTGTGGATACAATGTGTTTCATCCACTATTTACAGGGATTCCAGAGATAAAGATATGGATGAATTCTCAGGTGAAATAGGGGAAGGCTTCTCTGTCGATGTCTGTGAACGTTGGGAGGAAGCTTTTGATAAACATGAGATGCCTAAAGTAAGGAAGGTTGCATTACGCATTAGTTTCGTTTTAGGCAGAAATGGAGGAGCATTCCCTACCTTACTTACTCTTACCAGACTAGGACTTGGTGGTAAACAAGGAGATGGACTTCAATATGTAAGCTGGATTCATGAAAAGGATTTTGCAAGAATTGTTGAATGGATTTATAGTAATGAAGAGATAATGGGAGTTTATAATTGCACCGCACCTAATCCTGTTACAAACAAAGTAATGATGTCTACGCTTAGGAAAGCAGCAGGAATACCCATTGGTTTGCCATCTCCTGAATGCTTATTAAAAGTAGGAGCATTTTTAATTGGTACAGAACCGGAGCTGGCATTGAAAAGCAGAAAAGTAGTTCCCGCTAAGTTAATAAATGAAGGATTTCAGTTTGAGTATAATCATTTGGAATATGCTCTAGCGGATCTTGTATAA
- a CDS encoding SDR family oxidoreductase, with translation MKILVIGGSGLIGTKVVAQLHQKGHQVIAASPSTGINTITGEGLAEAMENTDIVIDLANSPSFEDNAVMEFFQTSGQNLLSAEINAGIKHHVALSIVGVDIMHSIGYMRAKMVQENLIRQSGVPYTIIRSTQFFEFIGGIINKATQGNEVHLSDVQFQPIAADEVAGFVVKYALAAPVNGKVEIAGPERFDMYRVVERYLQSFKDSRKVISDGKPEYFGGEVNHTALVPAGKAELGTISFEEWLSKQLQHA, from the coding sequence ATGAAAATCTTAGTAATTGGCGGTTCTGGCCTTATCGGAACAAAGGTAGTTGCCCAACTACATCAGAAGGGCCATCAGGTTATTGCTGCTTCTCCCTCTACCGGTATTAATACGATCACTGGAGAAGGTTTGGCTGAAGCAATGGAAAACACAGATATTGTTATTGACCTTGCTAATTCCCCGTCGTTCGAAGACAATGCAGTAATGGAATTTTTTCAGACTTCCGGCCAGAATTTGTTGAGTGCAGAAATCAATGCGGGGATAAAGCATCATGTGGCACTTTCAATAGTGGGAGTAGATATCATGCACAGCATAGGTTATATGCGTGCAAAAATGGTCCAGGAAAATCTGATCAGACAATCGGGTGTACCTTATACTATAATCCGAAGTACACAATTTTTTGAGTTTATAGGAGGTATCATCAATAAGGCAACACAAGGAAACGAAGTTCATCTTTCTGATGTACAATTTCAGCCTATAGCTGCAGACGAAGTAGCCGGTTTTGTGGTTAAATACGCCCTGGCTGCTCCAGTTAATGGTAAAGTGGAAATCGCAGGCCCGGAACGTTTTGATATGTATAGGGTAGTAGAGCGTTATCTGCAATCTTTCAAAGATTCACGCAAGGTAATATCTGATGGAAAACCTGAATACTTTGGAGGAGAGGTTAATCATACAGCACTTGTGCCGGCTGGAAAGGCAGAGTTAGGAACGATTAGTTTCGAGGAATGGTTGAGCAAGCAATTGCAACATGCGTAA
- a CDS encoding TIGR02117 family protein has translation MKKAVSIIYKSIKYVFVILILYFITALLCTIIPVNNSFTEDEKGVQIFIRSNGVHTDIVVPVKDSVKDWSQELSGLQLYHDNQIKYVAFGWGDKGFYLHTPTWADLKVSTALKAAFWLSTSAMHVTYYPYKPGTDEYTRSIYISSDQYRELVNYIKESFRLNSDGKIEVINCCKYSGLDNEFYEGKGVYSLIKTCNTWTNTGLKEAGVKTALWAPFEWSVMYHRK, from the coding sequence ATGAAAAAAGCCGTTTCTATTATTTACAAATCCATCAAATATGTATTTGTTATCCTGATACTGTATTTCATCACTGCTTTGTTATGTACAATCATACCCGTCAATAATTCCTTTACTGAGGATGAGAAGGGCGTTCAGATTTTTATCAGATCCAATGGGGTGCATACGGATATTGTAGTACCTGTAAAGGACTCTGTTAAAGATTGGAGTCAGGAATTATCAGGCTTGCAATTATACCATGATAACCAAATCAAATATGTTGCCTTTGGATGGGGAGATAAGGGGTTTTATCTTCATACTCCTACATGGGCTGATTTAAAAGTTTCTACAGCATTAAAAGCCGCATTCTGGTTAAGCACTTCCGCAATGCATGTTACCTATTACCCCTATAAGCCAGGAACAGATGAATATACCAGATCCATTTATATTTCCTCTGATCAATACCGTGAACTTGTAAACTATATCAAAGAGTCATTCAGATTGAATTCAGATGGGAAGATTGAGGTGATTAATTGCTGCAAGTATTCTGGTCTGGATAATGAATTCTATGAAGGCAAAGGCGTATATAGCTTAATAAAAACATGTAATACCTGGACGAATACAGGGCTTAAGGAAGCAGGAGTTAAAACTGCATTATGGGCACCTTTTGAGTGGTCTGTGATGTATCATAGAAAATAA
- a CDS encoding ABC transporter ATP-binding protein encodes MLEARNIYKGYPHLEVLKGIDLQIKQGEIVSVVGASGAGKTTLLHILGTLDKQDKGELFINGVNLNQIGDKELALFRNNHIGFVFQFHNLLPEFSCFENVCLPGYIGKRDKKQVEQKAKELLDRLGLSQRLNHKPSELSGGEQQRTSVARALINSPSIVFADEPSGNLDSNNAEELHKLFFELRNEFNLTFVIVTHNQSLAKSADRKLEMRDGKIV; translated from the coding sequence ATGCTGGAAGCAAGAAATATCTATAAGGGGTATCCCCACCTGGAAGTTTTAAAGGGAATTGATTTACAGATTAAACAAGGAGAAATTGTGTCTGTGGTAGGGGCATCCGGGGCCGGTAAAACCACATTGTTGCATATTCTGGGAACACTTGATAAGCAGGATAAGGGAGAATTATTTATAAACGGTGTTAATTTGAATCAAATCGGTGATAAGGAGCTTGCCTTATTCCGAAACAACCATATCGGTTTTGTATTTCAGTTTCATAATTTGCTTCCTGAGTTTTCTTGTTTTGAAAATGTCTGTTTGCCAGGATATATAGGTAAAAGAGATAAAAAACAAGTGGAGCAGAAGGCAAAGGAGTTGCTTGATCGACTTGGATTGTCTCAAAGACTTAATCATAAGCCATCCGAACTTTCCGGAGGGGAGCAGCAAAGGACAAGTGTTGCGAGAGCTCTTATTAATTCTCCTTCAATAGTATTTGCGGATGAGCCCAGTGGGAATTTAGATTCAAATAATGCAGAAGAGCTGCATAAGTTATTCTTCGAACTTAGAAATGAGTTTAATCTTACTTTTGTAATCGTTACACACAATCAATCGCTTGCTAAAAGTGCAGACAGAAAACTTGAAATGAGAGATGGGAAGATTGTTTAA
- a CDS encoding RNA polymerase sigma factor — MNTVEFNNLVYIASKSLKYPALKFTHNQADANDLIQDTILKALKNKTKFKKGTNIKAWLYIIMKNTFISNYHKIDKRNSLVDPIDDDYTLNVPSTITYNDGTANVAMEEINKAINSLDKVFREPFMMHFSGFKYEEIAQKLKIPMGTVKNRIHVARKTLMSALKDYKI; from the coding sequence ATGAATACTGTTGAATTTAATAACCTAGTTTATATAGCCTCTAAATCTTTAAAATATCCTGCTTTAAAGTTTACTCATAATCAGGCTGATGCAAATGATCTTATTCAGGATACCATTCTTAAGGCATTAAAAAATAAGACCAAGTTTAAGAAAGGGACTAATATAAAGGCATGGCTTTATATTATTATGAAAAATACTTTTATAAGTAATTATCATAAGATTGATAAAAGAAATAGCCTGGTAGATCCGATTGATGATGATTATACTCTGAATGTGCCAAGTACTATTACATATAATGATGGTACTGCTAATGTTGCAATGGAAGAGATAAATAAGGCAATTAATTCGCTGGATAAAGTATTCCGCGAGCCTTTTATGATGCATTTTTCCGGATTTAAGTATGAAGAGATTGCTCAAAAGTTAAAAATTCCTATGGGAACGGTGAAGAATAGGATTCACGTTGCAAGAAAAACTTTAATGAGTGCGCTTAAAGATTATAAAATTTAA
- a CDS encoding BRO-N domain-containing protein codes for MLQSNTNYTQLSSAQGAIRQNSTKEVNNQLTIFEYHNSGDFINNVRTIEIEGQLWIIAKDVCDVLGLQDVSKSLARLDEDEKLIRKLFVSGQNRDVSLINESGLYSLVLTSNKPEAKAFKKWITNEVIPSIRKTGEYKQKPHTPLFVQRFHENYDRVDQGYFSVIGELFIRVYGKLEALGHVIPDHSKEGKEIRMDVSVGKSFPEWLDTYYPHLSKQYKFYKHKLPTGFEVDARQYHNDVLPKFIEYIETDWLINRARGYFRGRDDKALEYLPKLLPAKKAS; via the coding sequence ATGTTACAAAGTAACACAAACTACACACAATTGTCAAGTGCTCAAGGAGCAATTCGACAAAACTCAACCAAAGAAGTTAATAATCAGCTAACTATCTTTGAATATCACAATTCAGGCGACTTCATTAACAATGTTCGGACCATTGAAATAGAAGGTCAACTTTGGATAATTGCCAAGGATGTTTGTGATGTTTTGGGCTTACAAGATGTTTCTAAGTCTTTGGCGAGACTAGATGAAGACGAAAAGCTGATACGAAAATTATTCGTATCAGGTCAAAACAGGGACGTTTCCTTGATTAATGAGTCAGGATTATATTCATTAGTTTTAACATCGAATAAACCTGAAGCTAAAGCCTTCAAAAAATGGATAACAAATGAAGTTATTCCATCTATAAGAAAAACGGGAGAATACAAACAAAAGCCTCATACCCCACTTTTTGTCCAAAGATTTCATGAAAATTATGATCGAGTTGATCAAGGATATTTTTCAGTGATTGGAGAATTATTTATACGGGTTTATGGAAAACTAGAGGCGTTAGGCCATGTAATTCCTGACCATAGTAAAGAAGGTAAGGAAATTAGAATGGATGTATCTGTTGGCAAATCCTTCCCTGAATGGTTAGATACATATTACCCTCACCTATCTAAACAATATAAATTTTATAAACATAAGCTTCCTACTGGATTTGAAGTAGACGCAAGACAATACCACAATGATGTATTGCCAAAATTCATTGAGTACATTGAAACAGATTGGCTAATCAATCGAGCAAGAGGATATTTCAGAGGCAGGGATGATAAAGCTTTGGAGTACCTTCCCAAATTGCTTCCTGCGAAAAAAGCTTCCTAA